Proteins co-encoded in one Sebastes fasciatus isolate fSebFas1 chromosome 11, fSebFas1.pri, whole genome shotgun sequence genomic window:
- the ticam1 gene encoding TIR domain-containing adapter molecule 1: MSHEAQENQGTGLKDVFDILVKAPTQRLLSLTFQLGESPEDNIIHALCLIILQKEERALNRLQMLKDNYLASHLAEKWQMSGGKLDDFAVHCGRLQELTGESLAALARIFKVLSEQRLCDPHLRNLAYERALSGDSQKSNSCENLAYHQLREEAKVVCGPQFAECSSKDLKSGSYHDPPSSRLDEGTLKVTLSPDQSVSAYSSPSPLQATYSMPSYPTHLEISLPPTASFQGDKITPETSDESKLKTLVLLVSECEAKNASHTSQPKSSEPPLSGANKPSKMDESLTAEGSKSDSLIAQSETLTQTTKPTAEPNFALPTATNIFLPKMPVPSEMHETKDAEEEEEAIFYAFVIFHAPEDADMAESIRENMERIIGEGEGATFSEDFAVPGKGTLRCVEDAINNSAFTILLLTRNFNTQLLTLKTDSALINSISKKHKYNTVIPLLPRENRMPKENLPMILKAINPLDENRSFERKIQRFLSPARIKTQRKIWTAEQTVKMQIERQERLEHVNQHKKQLIQEFATAQRLEREHMRLLVAQQLLLGPSVPPEQQQQQQQHPNIHIENAQYIMIGNDSQMTVSLGAGAERDDLIYREEP, translated from the coding sequence ATGAGTCACGAGGCACAAGAAAACCAGGGGACGGGACTGAAAGATGTCTTCGACATACTAGTTAAAGCACCTACGCAACGACTGCTAAGCCTGACATTCCAGCTGGGTGAGTCTCCCGAAGACAACATCATCCACGCCTTGTGTCTGATTATTCTCCAGAAAGAGGAGCGAGCCCTGAACAGACTCCAGATGCTGAAGGACAACTACCTCGCTAGCCATCTGGCTGAGAAGTGGCAGATGAGCGGAGGCAAATTAGACGATTTTGCAGTTCATTGTGGTCGTTTGCAAGAGCTTACTGGGGAATCTTTGGCAGCGTTGGCTCGTATTTTCAAGGTTTTGTCAGAACAGAGGCTGTGTGATCCACATCTGAGAAATCTGGCGTATGAGAGAGCCCTTTCCGGTGACAGTCAAAAATCAAACAGTTGTGAGAATCTGGCGTATCATCAACTCAGAGAGGAAGCTAAAGTCGTCTGCGGGCCTCAGTTTGCAGAGTGCTCCTCAAAGGATCTCAAGTCGGGGTCTTACCATGATCCTCCTAGCAGCAGGCTGGATGAAGGAACTTTAAAAGTCACTCTGTCTCCGGATCAGTCAGTGAGCGCTTACAGTTCGCCCAGCCCGCTGCAGGCGACCTATTCAATGCCCTCATACCCTACTCATCTAGAGATAAGCTTACCTCCAACAGCCTCATTTCAAGGTGACAAAATAactccagaaacatcagatgaGTCCAAACTAAAGACTCTCGTCCTCCTTGTTAGTGAATGTGAAGCAAAAAATGCATCTCACACATCTCAGCCTAAATCCAGTGAACCTCCTCTATCTGGTGCAAATAAACCCTCAAAGATGGATGAATCATTAACCGCAGAGGGCAGTAAGTCAGACAGTCTTATCGCTCAGAGTGAGACTCTTACTCAAACAACCAAACCAACCGCTGAACCAAACTTTGCGCTACCCACTGCAACAAACATTTTCCTACCCAAGATGCCTGTCCCCAGTGAAATGCATGAAACTAAAGAtgcagaagaggaggaagaggccaTATTTTATGCGTTTGTTATCTTCCATGCACCGGAGGATGCAGATATGGCCGAGAGTATTAGGGAGAATATGGAAAGGATCATTGGTGAGGGTGAAGGTGCAACTTTTTCTGAGGACTTTGCCGTCCCCGGAAAGGGCACCCTGAGGTGCGTAGAGGATGCCATCAACAACTCGGCCTTCACTATCCTGCTGCTTACCCGCAACTTCAACACTCAACTGCTGACGTTGAAGACAGACTCTGCTCTGATCAACTCCATAAGCAAGAAACACAAGTACAACACGGTTATCCCTCTGCTGCCGCGGGAGAACCGCATGCCCAAAGAGAACCTCCCTATGATTTTGAAGGCAATAAATCCGCTGGATGAGAACAGGAGCTTTGAGAGGAAGATACAAAGGTTTTTGTCTCCGGCGAGGATTAAAACCCAGAGGAAGATCTGGACTGCAGAGCAGACGGTGAAGATGCAGatagagagacaggagagactgGAGCATGTGAACCAGCACAAAAAGCAGTTGATCCAAGAGTTCGCAACAGCACAGCGGCTGGAGAGAGAGCACATGAGGCTTTTAGTGGCACAACAACTTCTTCTCGGCCCCAGTGTGCCACCagaacagcaacaacaacaacaacaacatccaaATATTCACATTGAAAATGCTCAGTACATTATGATTGGTAATGACTCTCAGATGACTGTGAGTTTGGGTGCAGGTGCAGAAAGAGATGACTTAATTTACAGAGAGGAGccttaa